The genomic segment CAAACGGCTCCTCATGCATTTCCTGACCGATACCATGTCCGGTAAAATCGCGCACGACGGAGTAGCCTTGTTCTTGCGCATACGTTTGAATAGCGTGGGAAATGTCGCCGATCCGATTGCCTACGACAGCTTGCTCAATACCGAGATACAGCGATTTTTCAGTGACTTCCAGAAGTCTTTTCGCTTCCGGGGACACCGTTCCCACTTCATAGGACCAAGCGGAGTCAGCCAGCCAACCGTTTTTGCGTACAACCATGTCGATTGTGACGATATCGCCATCACGCAGAGGCTCTTTTTTCGGGAAGCCATGGCAGATGACATCATTTACGGAACCGCATGTGGCATAGGGATATCCATGAAACCCTTTTTGCTCAGGGGTCGCGCCATTTTCAGCCAAAAATTCTTCGACGAATTGATCAATCTCCCAGGTAGAAATGCCTGGACGAATCATCTTGGCAATCTCACGATGACAAGCAGCCAAAATCTTGCCTGCTGCATGCATGAGTTCAATTTCTTCAGGTGTCTTGAGGATAATCATCGACTCTCTCCTTCTCCTCGTTAGTCAAGAACTCTCTATAGTATATAGTGTAGTCCCGTTCTGCGCCAATTGCCACACTGAAAACGGCATGGTAGGATGAGGGAGAAATAATCAACCCTGGGGGTAGGTAGCGTGGACAAGTTTCAAGAACATCTGGCGAACTACCAGATTCATGTAAAAGAAGACGTGGAAAAACGTATTGCCTTTATTCGTGAGCAAATTGACGGAAATGGACTCGGCGGTGCAGTCGTCGGTATCTCTGGTGGGATTGACAGTGCCGTTACGGCAGCGCTGTGTGTTCGTGCATTGGGTTCAGAACGCGTCATTGGCGTTTGGTTGCCTGCATACTCGCAAACCGTTCATGAAACAGATTCCAAGCGACTTGCTGAAGCGAT from the Brevibacillus brevis genome contains:
- the map gene encoding type I methionyl aminopeptidase, translating into MIILKTPEEIELMHAAGKILAACHREIAKMIRPGISTWEIDQFVEEFLAENGATPEQKGFHGYPYATCGSVNDVICHGFPKKEPLRDGDIVTIDMVVRKNGWLADSAWSYEVGTVSPEAKRLLEVTEKSLYLGIEQAVVGNRIGDISHAIQTYAQEQGYSVVRDFTGHGIGQEMHEEPFVPHFGPPGRGQRLKEGMVITIEPMLNIGTYHATVDEDGWTARTRDGKLSAQYEHTLAITADGPVILTKQ